In bacterium, the following proteins share a genomic window:
- a CDS encoding oligosaccharide flippase family protein — translation MKKFGALSLQTFLYQALGMLLGLGCGVIVARYLGPTAKGAIALYGLIAGFLALAGNLGLGLANVHLVGSGQIMPGRAWANSLYLAVLTGSLLAVLTIFLFPVLGIVVKRPVDMGLLGIVLCGLPLLLLLDYQINLLRGLGDLEGFNQAGLMRQAGRLAALGLLVAAFKGFVASALWAANISILLAVLWSGYRLTKKIPLSLVPSWRGLKKSLSYGMKGQPGQIIQFFNYRLDLILLALFWTNREVGIYATAVFLAELIWYIPAAVSTVLLPAVSSADSEARARDISLKAIRHTVFLSLAAAATLAVTAQWLITTLYGPSFAPAVRALQVLLFGVVMLAPAKLIVSHLAGVGKSQYVSYLALSGLGLTLLLDVILIPRFGMIGAAWASAAAYSCSGLLSLYWLKRHLMVEIIPSLILNKEDWQEYRELINL, via the coding sequence ATGAAAAAATTCGGCGCCTTAAGCCTGCAGACCTTTTTGTACCAGGCCCTGGGAATGTTGCTGGGCCTGGGGTGCGGGGTGATAGTGGCCCGGTACCTGGGCCCCACCGCCAAAGGGGCCATAGCCCTGTACGGACTGATAGCCGGCTTTTTGGCGCTGGCGGGCAATCTGGGCCTGGGCCTGGCCAATGTCCACCTGGTCGGCAGCGGGCAGATAATGCCGGGGCGGGCCTGGGCCAATTCCCTTTACCTGGCGGTGCTGACCGGGTCTTTATTGGCCGTACTGACCATTTTCCTTTTCCCGGTCCTGGGGATCGTCGTGAAAAGGCCTGTGGATATGGGCCTTTTGGGCATCGTATTGTGTGGGCTGCCGTTGCTGTTGTTGCTGGACTACCAGATAAACCTGCTGCGGGGCCTGGGCGACCTGGAGGGATTCAATCAGGCCGGACTGATGCGACAGGCCGGAAGGCTGGCAGCATTGGGCCTGCTGGTGGCGGCCTTTAAAGGCTTTGTGGCCTCGGCCCTGTGGGCGGCCAATATTTCGATCCTGCTGGCGGTGCTGTGGAGCGGATACCGTCTCACTAAAAAGATCCCATTGTCCCTGGTCCCGTCATGGCGCGGCCTGAAAAAATCATTAAGCTACGGGATGAAGGGCCAGCCCGGCCAGATAATCCAGTTCTTCAATTACCGGCTGGACCTGATCCTGCTGGCCTTGTTCTGGACCAACCGCGAAGTGGGCATCTATGCCACCGCGGTTTTTTTGGCCGAACTGATCTGGTACATTCCGGCGGCGGTCTCCACCGTGCTGCTGCCGGCGGTCTCCTCGGCAGACTCTGAGGCCCGGGCCCGGGACATCAGCCTCAAGGCCATCCGGCATACCGTATTCCTGAGCCTGGCGGCAGCGGCCACCCTGGCCGTTACGGCCCAGTGGCTGATAACAACGCTTTACGGGCCGTCCTTTGCCCCGGCCGTCCGGGCCCTGCAGGTGCTTCTTTTCGGGGTAGTGATGCTGGCCCCGGCCAAGCTGATAGTCAGCCATCTGGCCGGGGTGGGAAAATCGCAGTATGTCAGTTACCTGGCCTTAAGCGGGCTGGGCCTGACCCTGCTGCTGGATGTCATCCTGATCCCCAGGTTCGGGATGATAGGAGCGGCCTGGGCCTCGGCTGCCGCCTACAGCTGCTCCGGCCTGCTTTCCCTGTACTGGCTCAAGCGCCATCTGATGGTGGAGATAATCCCCAGCCTGATCCTCAACAAGGAGGACTGGCAGGAATACCGGGAGCTGATCAATCTATGA
- a CDS encoding glycosyltransferase, producing MKKVLLLTSLEVPFRGNLIEGQFLAPILGSGKSLPGLEFRYLSLAPFMFYTGRRRPFKTYLAGLAKRKAIRSFTSGLGCRTDIWTIGFPLFPRDFNLTRAKYYMYLASALGPFFVYLLLFRPGLVIARSYPAASLALLAKKLLRIPYVFDLRGMYPEESANAGIFAAGSPDHRFWKGQEISLISQAALNIVVSEPFAEYLKTIDPEAPSLVIPCCVDQHKMKFDPVRREAVKKQYVLKDRFVLLHLGSFGTPGDRGLVATYLQRFKKTRPEAFLVVASSTPAFAPFIHQAFRDAGLKEGDYMLVNPSSPEQLSQMLALGDAGLILERKASNTKICLSVKLGEYLAAGLPVICTPFVEGAARLIREYDCGLVVDPEAGEPVEKEKKFIEDHPRLRKNGFKLVDEVLSLNRCHDLWRQAIKQIK from the coding sequence ATGAAAAAAGTGCTGCTGCTGACCTCGCTGGAAGTGCCTTTCCGCGGCAATCTGATAGAGGGGCAGTTCCTGGCTCCGATCCTGGGGTCCGGAAAAAGCTTGCCCGGACTGGAATTCAGGTATCTGTCATTGGCTCCGTTCATGTTCTATACCGGGCGCCGCCGGCCTTTTAAAACATATCTGGCTGGACTGGCCAAACGGAAGGCGATAAGATCATTCACCTCCGGCCTGGGCTGCCGGACCGACATCTGGACGATAGGGTTCCCGTTATTTCCCCGTGATTTCAATTTGACCAGGGCCAAATATTACATGTATCTGGCTTCAGCGCTGGGGCCGTTCTTCGTTTATCTTTTGTTGTTTCGTCCCGGTCTGGTGATCGCCCGCAGTTATCCGGCGGCGTCGCTGGCCTTGCTGGCCAAGAAATTATTAAGGATCCCATATGTTTTTGACCTGCGCGGAATGTACCCCGAAGAATCCGCCAATGCCGGGATATTTGCCGCCGGCTCGCCGGACCACCGGTTCTGGAAAGGACAGGAAATATCCCTGATATCCCAGGCGGCACTGAACATAGTGGTGTCGGAGCCGTTCGCCGAATATCTGAAGACCATTGATCCCGAAGCACCTTCCCTGGTAATTCCCTGCTGCGTGGATCAGCATAAAATGAAATTCGATCCGGTCCGCCGGGAAGCAGTAAAAAAGCAATACGTCCTGAAGGACCGGTTCGTGCTGCTGCACCTGGGATCATTCGGCACTCCCGGGGACCGGGGGTTGGTAGCTACCTACCTGCAGCGTTTTAAAAAAACAAGACCGGAAGCCTTCCTGGTGGTAGCTTCGAGTACTCCGGCTTTCGCCCCCTTCATACACCAAGCATTCAGGGATGCCGGACTGAAAGAGGGCGATTACATGCTGGTCAATCCTTCTTCGCCGGAGCAGCTTTCCCAGATGCTGGCTTTGGGAGACGCCGGCCTGATCCTTGAACGGAAAGCGTCCAACACCAAGATCTGCCTGTCGGTCAAGCTGGGGGAATACCTGGCTGCCGGTCTCCCGGTGATCTGCACCCCGTTTGTGGAAGGTGCGGCCCGGCTGATCAGAGAATATGATTGCGGGCTGGTGGTGGACCCTGAGGCCGGTGAACCGGTGGAAAAGGAAAAGAAATTCATAGAGGATCATCCCCGCCTGCGGAAGAACGGTTTTAAGCTGGTGGACGAAGTGCTTTCCCTCAACCGCTGCCATGACCTGTGGCGGCAGGCCATCAAACAGATAAAATAA
- a CDS encoding PIG-L deacetylase family protein: MFKKVLVLAPHTDDGEFGCGGLMAKLLKQKAQVHYAAFSSAEKSLPKGADPDTLKKELQAALDSLGLKKQHRIIYDYPVRDFPQYRQAILDDLIRLKRKIDPDLVLMPCFNDTHQDHLTIAQEGFRAFKDRTILGYEIPWNNKTFETQSFVLLEPRHVEAKIKALKCYKSQLGRFYANPEFIRALATTRGTQIGARYAEAFEVIRWVLK, translated from the coding sequence ATGTTCAAAAAAGTGCTGGTGCTGGCGCCCCATACCGACGACGGAGAGTTCGGCTGCGGGGGATTAATGGCCAAACTGCTGAAGCAGAAGGCCCAGGTGCATTATGCCGCGTTCTCCTCGGCCGAAAAATCGCTGCCCAAAGGGGCCGACCCCGACACCCTTAAAAAGGAGCTGCAGGCGGCCCTGGACAGCCTGGGGCTTAAGAAACAGCACCGGATCATCTATGATTATCCGGTGCGTGATTTTCCCCAGTACCGCCAGGCCATACTGGACGACCTGATCCGGCTGAAAAGAAAGATCGATCCCGATCTGGTGCTGATGCCCTGTTTCAACGACACCCATCAGGACCATCTGACGATCGCCCAGGAGGGTTTCCGAGCCTTCAAGGACCGCACCATCCTGGGTTACGAGATCCCCTGGAACAACAAGACCTTCGAGACCCAGTCCTTCGTGCTGCTGGAGCCGCGCCACGTCGAAGCCAAGATCAAGGCCCTGAAGTGCTACAAGTCCCAGCTGGGGCGGTTTTACGCCAATCCGGAATTCATCCGGGCGCTGGCCACCACCAGGGGGACGCAGATCGGGGCCCGTTATGCCGAGGCCTTTGAGGTCATCCGCTGGGTTCTCAAGTAA
- a CDS encoding WbqC family protein, with protein MIVAAHQPNYLPWAGYFYKMARCDVFVFLDSVQYSRTSYTARCSIKQSDGRASWLSVPVLKKGRYFQNVSEVTIDNQRPWQSEHLKTLESCYSRTPYFKEYTWLLDLVCRQKWENLSQLNRAVIIKLAEHLGIKAKFANLSDLEAAGKSTEMLVSLCRSLKADEYLSGAGGENYLGQELFQQAGIDLKYTEYQPQPYPQLWGEFVPGLSAMDLLFNCGLEETRKMIIP; from the coding sequence ATGATCGTCGCCGCCCATCAGCCGAATTACCTGCCGTGGGCGGGCTATTTTTACAAAATGGCCCGCTGCGACGTGTTTGTCTTTCTGGACAGCGTCCAGTATTCACGAACCTCATACACCGCCCGGTGTTCCATCAAACAAAGCGACGGCCGGGCCAGCTGGCTCTCGGTGCCGGTGCTCAAGAAGGGCCGCTACTTTCAAAACGTCAGCGAAGTGACCATAGACAATCAGCGGCCGTGGCAATCTGAGCACCTGAAGACATTGGAATCATGCTATTCCCGGACACCTTATTTCAAAGAATATACCTGGCTGTTGGACCTGGTTTGCCGCCAAAAATGGGAGAACCTTTCACAGCTGAACCGGGCGGTAATAATCAAGCTGGCAGAGCACTTGGGGATAAAGGCAAAATTCGCAAACCTCTCAGATCTTGAGGCCGCCGGGAAGTCTACGGAAATGCTGGTTTCGCTGTGCCGGAGTTTAAAGGCGGATGAATATCTCTCCGGGGCCGGGGGCGAGAATTACCTGGGCCAGGAACTATTTCAACAGGCTGGGATAGACCTTAAATACACGGAGTACCAGCCTCAGCCGTATCCCCAACTTTGGGGAGAATTCGTGCCCGGGTTGTCGGCAATGGACCTGCTGTTCAACTGCGGACTGGAGGAAACCCGTAAAATGATAATTCCGTGA
- a CDS encoding glycosyltransferase, translated as MKIILAGVFNVPWSTNHFMKKNLERLGHQVLPFELDWSHPRPLALNERLWFKLSSSIKAQSLGRKLLGLARSQAPDAVIVVKGKRLDPGITKQLARQTLVAYRYMDAPLHRFVADHSKASRFIFVTGKHLVEPLSLITGRNNVHHLLEGCDPEVHKPAGYDQSYACDVAFAGAPAPDRINLLRACRQAGYKVKIWGQPGWPRDLDYTGKFAYGEGLAKVCSSAKIVLGINSRNDHPGYFSDRALLVLACRGFHLTHYVPGLEDYFDNLKHLAWFKDQTGMLKIIKEYIGNDSARAGIAAAGQALVYQKYTWERSLKSMMEIIEQKKR; from the coding sequence ATGAAGATCATCTTGGCCGGAGTGTTCAATGTCCCCTGGTCCACCAACCATTTCATGAAGAAGAATCTGGAACGGCTGGGGCATCAGGTATTGCCGTTCGAGCTGGACTGGTCGCACCCCCGCCCTTTGGCCTTAAACGAACGGTTGTGGTTCAAGCTCTCTTCCTCCATCAAAGCTCAATCCCTGGGAAGGAAACTGCTGGGACTGGCCCGGTCCCAAGCACCTGATGCCGTGATCGTAGTCAAAGGAAAGCGGCTGGATCCCGGGATAACAAAGCAGCTGGCCCGGCAGACGCTGGTGGCCTACCGGTACATGGATGCCCCGCTCCACCGGTTTGTAGCAGATCATTCCAAAGCCAGCCGGTTTATCTTTGTCACCGGCAAACATCTGGTAGAACCATTATCCCTGATCACCGGACGGAACAATGTTCACCACCTGCTGGAAGGCTGTGACCCCGAGGTCCATAAACCCGCAGGTTATGATCAGAGCTATGCCTGCGACGTGGCTTTTGCGGGGGCTCCGGCGCCTGACAGGATAAATCTCCTCAGAGCCTGTCGCCAGGCGGGGTATAAGGTAAAGATCTGGGGCCAGCCGGGCTGGCCCCGGGATCTGGATTACACCGGGAAGTTCGCCTACGGCGAAGGATTGGCGAAGGTCTGCTCCTCGGCCAAGATCGTCCTGGGGATCAACAGCCGCAACGACCACCCCGGCTACTTTTCCGACCGGGCCTTGCTGGTCCTGGCCTGCCGGGGTTTTCATCTGACACACTATGTTCCGGGGCTGGAAGACTATTTTGACAACCTCAAACATCTGGCATGGTTCAAGGATCAAACCGGGATGCTGAAAATCATAAAAGAATATATCGGCAACGACTCTGCCCGGGCCGGGATAGCCGCAGCCGGACAGGCATTGGTCTATCAAAAGTACACCTGGGAAAGATCCCTGAAGTCCATGATGGAAATCATAGAACAGAAGAAACGCTGA
- a CDS encoding methyltransferase domain-containing protein, with product MRRQLLEILQCPSCRQSDWQLELLKEDGREIRQGSVVCLACRNIYPINNGILDCLVGSHPWIASAQRSYHRSKFSTANKWSPGQLARREHLESTYTSDSRINFAQLMDRLPAGDGWALDLGAGTGWTTSQIAALGYRGIALDISSDNKLELGECFFDPNIYFDRILADMNRLPFKTQSLSLASASAALHHSYDLSGAVREISRTLVPGGRLELANEPVKGLAEAFGSGPGIEDEDVKEATYSLAAWKRALAGCGFKSTVYFPQSIQMRLEKNNFNPRHKFLIAARVVSGLARTAPGLLFGGLSLKLGHLLFGLPLSLSARKMK from the coding sequence ATGCGCCGGCAGTTGCTGGAAATACTGCAATGCCCAAGCTGCCGTCAAAGCGACTGGCAGCTTGAGTTACTGAAGGAGGACGGCCGGGAGATCCGCCAGGGAAGCGTGGTTTGCCTGGCCTGCCGCAATATCTATCCCATAAACAATGGAATTTTAGATTGTCTGGTCGGTTCCCATCCCTGGATAGCCAGCGCTCAAAGAAGCTATCACCGATCAAAGTTCTCAACCGCCAACAAATGGAGCCCCGGACAGCTAGCCCGGCGGGAGCACCTGGAAAGTACATATACTAGTGACAGCCGGATCAACTTTGCCCAGCTGATGGATCGATTGCCGGCCGGAGATGGCTGGGCTCTGGACCTGGGCGCCGGAACCGGGTGGACCACATCTCAGATAGCGGCCCTGGGCTACAGGGGCATTGCCCTGGACATCAGCTCCGACAACAAGCTGGAGCTGGGAGAATGTTTTTTCGATCCCAACATTTACTTCGACCGGATACTGGCCGACATGAACCGGCTGCCGTTCAAAACTCAGTCGCTGTCCCTGGCGTCCGCCTCGGCCGCCCTGCATCACAGCTATGATCTGAGCGGAGCGGTCCGGGAAATAAGCCGGACGCTGGTCCCTGGCGGACGGCTGGAGCTGGCCAACGAGCCGGTGAAGGGGCTGGCCGAGGCTTTTGGGTCCGGGCCCGGCATCGAGGACGAGGATGTCAAGGAAGCCACCTATTCACTGGCCGCCTGGAAAAGAGCGCTGGCCGGCTGCGGGTTCAAAAGCACGGTCTACTTCCCCCAGAGCATTCAAATGCGGCTGGAGAAAAACAATTTTAATCCCCGGCACAAATTTTTAATTGCCGCCCGGGTGGTTTCCGGCCTGGCCAGAACGGCTCCGGGACTGCTGTTCGGGGGGCTCAGTCTTAAACTGGGCCATCTGCTGTTCGGCCTGCCCCTGTCGCTTTCGGCCAGAAAGATGAAATGA